One window of the Alligator mississippiensis isolate rAllMis1 chromosome 5, rAllMis1, whole genome shotgun sequence genome contains the following:
- the CHPF2 gene encoding chondroitin sulfate glucuronyltransferase codes for MRPAALLALLRPALPLVLGLSLGCSLGLLRVSWGQGGDPCAAGPGPGAGPGARPGPDEFRPRIVPYARPAGPPHKKVLRTRYIQTELGFRERLLAAVLTSRATLPTLAVAVNKTVAPHFPRLLYFTGLRGAKVPPGMALVAHGDERPVWLMYETVRYLHQHFGADYDWFFVMQDDTYAQAEQVKALVSHLSIDQDVYLGRAEEFIGGDERARYCHGGFGYLLSRSLLLKLSRHLDGCRNEILSVRPDEWLGRCIIDFLGIGCVSQLQGQRYRSYELAKNADPEKEQGAGFQAALAVHPVSDATLMYRLHKHFSRIQLGRAYQEIRQLQMQIRNLTSLTPAGEAGLTWPVGIPAPFVPKSRFEVISWDYFTEQHLFSCPDGTPKCELSGAGKADIDDIIESALEQLNSRYQPLLRFYKRQLLNGYRRFDPTRGMEYTLDLLLEAVTQKGHSHVLAKRVSLVRPLSKMEIIPMPYVTEATRVQLVLPLTVQDLDFVGNFLDTFAMNTLDTHDNALLTLLFIYHPYDAQRVSQLDVFAGVKAMVAELEKRYTEVKIPWISVKTEVPSQVKLMDIVSKKHPVDTLFFLASVWTEVSMEFLNRCRMNTISNWQVFFPVHFQEFNPALVYRGEQASSSSADVLRDGRFDRHAFAEACFYNSDYMAARTKLAADILDRDEVLESMEVFDVFLRYSGLHLFRAVEPGLVQKYALRSCNPRLSEELYHRCVLSNLEGLASRSHLAMALFEQEQANST; via the exons ATGCGGCCGGCCGCGCTGCTGGCCTTGCTGCGGCCCGCGCTGCCGCTCGTGCTCGGGCTGTcgctgggctgcagcctgggcctgctgcgCGTGTCGTGGGGGCAGGGCGGTGACCCGtgcgcggcggggccggggccgggcgcggggccgggggctCGCCCCGGCCCCGACGAGTTCCGGCCCCGCATCGTGCCGTACGCGCGCCCCGCCGGGCCGCCGCACAAGAAGGTGCTCAG GACGCGCTACATCCAGACGGAGCTGGGCTTCCGCGAGCGGCTGCTGGCGGCCGTGCTGACGTCGCGGGCCACGCTGCCCACGCTGGCCGTGGCGGTGAACAAGACGGTGGCGCCGCACTTCCCGCGCCTGCTGTACTTCACGGGGCTGCGCGGCGCCAAGGTGCCGCCGGGCATGGCGCTGGTGGCGCACGGCGACGAGCGGCCCGTGTGGCTCATGTACGAGACGGTGCGCTACCTGCACCAGCACTTCGGGGCCGACTACGACTGGTTCTTCGTCATGCAGGACGACACCTACGCGCAGGCCGAGCAGGTCAAGGCGCTGGTGTCGCACCTCAGCATCGACCAGGACGTCTACCTGGGCCGGGCCGAGGAGTTCATCGGCGGGGACGAGCGGGCGCGCTACTGCCACGGCGGCTTCGGCTACCTGCTGTCCCGCAGCCTCCTGCTCAAGCTGAGCCGCCACCTGGACGGCTGCCGCAACGAGATCCTCAGCGTGCGGCCGGACGAGTGGCTGGGGCGCTGCATCATCGACTTCCTGGGCATCGGCTGCGTCTCCCAGCTCCAG GGCCAGCGCTACCGCTCCTACGAGCTGGCCAAGAACGCCGACCCcgagaaggagcagggggctggcttCCAGGCCGCGCTCGCCGTGCACCCCGTCTCCGACGCGACCCTCATGTACCGGCTGCACAAGCACTTCAGCAGGATCCAGCTGGGCAGAGCCTACCAGGAGATCCGGCAGCTCCAG ATGCAGATCAGGAACCTGACGTCGCTGACCCCCGCAGGCGAGGCCGGGCTGACGTGGCCGGTCGGCATCCCTGCGCCCTTCGTCCCCAAGTCCCGCTTCGAGGTGATCAGCTGGGACTACTTCACGGAGCAGCATCTCTTCTCCTGCCCCGACGGCACCCCCAAGTGCGAGCTCTCGGGGGCCGGCAAGGCCGACATCGATGACATCATCGAGTCGGCGCTCGAGCAGCTCAACAGCCGCTACCAGCCCCTGCTCCGGTTCTACAAGCGGCAGCTGCTGAACGGCTACCGGCGCTTTGACCCCACGCGGGGCATGGAGTACACGCTGGACCTCCTGCTGGAGGCGGTGACCCAGAAGGGCCACAGCCACGTCCTGGCCAAGCGGGTTAGCCTCGTGCGGCCCCTCAGCAAGATGGAGATCATTCCCATGCCCTATGTGACGGAGGCCACGCGGGTGCAACTGGTGCTTCCCCTGACTGTGCAGGACCTGGACTTTGTGGGGAATTTCCTGGACACATTTGCCATGAACACACTGGACACCCACGACAATGCCCTGCTGACCCTGCTCTTCATCTACCACCCCTACGATGCCCAGCGGGTCAGCCAGCTGGACGTCTTTGCGGGCGTCAAGGCCATGGTGGCAGAGCTGGAGAAACGCTACACTGAGGTGAAGATCCCCTGGATCAGCGTCAAGACGGAGGTGCCATCACAGGTGAAGCTGATGGACATCGTGTCCAAGAAGCATCCCGTGGACACCCTCTTCTTCCTGGCCAGCGTGTGGACAGAGGTCAGCATGGAGTTCCTAAACCGCTGCCGCATGAACACCATCAGCAACTGGCAGGTCTTCTTCCCGGTGCACTTCCAGGAGTTCAACCCTGCGCTGGTGTACCGGGGTGAGCAGGCCTCGTCGTCCAGTGCTGACGTCCTGCGGGACGGGCGCTTTGACCGGCACGCCTTTGCCGAGGCCTGTTTCTACAACTCCGACTACATGGCTGCACGCACCAAGCTGGCAGCTGACATCCTGGACCGGGACGAGGTGCTGGAGAGCATGGAGGTCTTTGACGTCTTCCTGCGCTACTCAGGGCTCCATCTCTTCCGGGCGGTGGAACCAGGGCTGGTGCAGAAGTACGCGCTGCGCAGCTGCAACCCCCGGCTGAGCGAGGAGCTGTACCACCGCTGTGTGCTCAGCAACCTAGAGGGGCTCGCCTCCCGCTCCCACCTGGCCATGGCTCTCTTTGAGCAGGAGCAGGCCAACAGCACCTGA